The sequence CAGTACCTTAGGCTACTTAAAATGTAGTGAGGCACAAACCTCTTTCCacatttctctgtctttttctcctcATTGGGCTCAGTGGCTTACTCCAGCCTTACCCTTTCTCGCTTACATTCACAACATGATTAGCTTCCCAATGAAAACATCTGGCTGCCTGTTTCTGTCCATTCGCTTCCAAAATCAGTGCATCGTCTGTGCAAGCAAAGCCTACATTCCCAATCTCAAGCTTGACAGGAATCCGTATAAACCACAGAGAGGTCCACAGGCTCTTTCATCACTAAAAATGGAGTCCCCTTCCCTGCAAGACAAGAGAGAGGCAAGGGAACAGGTCTCCTCATATTGGGCCCTAATTTAATGcagagcaaagtgcaaagtcagtctaTGACCAAAGTACTCGTGCATGAACTAACGGCATCATAGGCCTAGGATCTTACTCATGGTATTACACTTGCAAATAGAATTTGGATAGTTATTAAGCTAGCTTCagttagactttagactttgcaCAGGATTTAAATTAGGGTTCGGTGTCTCTGTAAATTGGATGAAATGGCAGGGTGAGTAGAACCCAGTAAGCAGCTGTGGACTGAGAATGGGTTCCACCCTCATCAGACATCCAGAGGAGTCTCCGATCGGGATGGCTAGAGTTTCAGAACAGGAAATGAGACGCGAGCCCTCACGCCCGACTCCGCTAACACACCTCTCTGCTCTTTCCCAATGCAACACACAATCCTGCCATGCAAATTCCACAGTGCAccaatacattcacacacaaacccatgtacacagacaaacattctctctctctctctctctctcatacacatacacatacatatgtattTTCACATCTGTACTGTACaaatcatcatacacacacacacacatacatacacacttattTATACATACACCCAGTTTCCTTCAGTGGCTTCTGCCTCTGTTGTCCAACATGACTATATGCATCTGGCGTTCCCATGGTTTCAGTCGAGAGAGGCTTTTTCCATATGCACAGAGATTACGTCTCCGTGGTTACTCACCGCACTGGTGCGATAGGCCCACTGTGTGGCTGTGTCGGATATGCACGGTCAGAGCAGACAGTGGTATCACCAGGATCAAGGGGCCCAGACTACAGTATAGACACTCACCCTTGCACTGTTACATCTCCATGACATTGTATGTAATGTTTATTTAAGGTGTACATATATACAGACATAAATTAAAAGCATATAATCTCTATGTgtataaaaatgtttctttatgtAAAAATGGGAAAAAAGCTGAATAAACAATGAAATATGTATAAATCTAATAAAGATAATGATTATGAGATTAAATCAGATGCTCTGTTTGGTTTTTCCCTCAAAAAGACTGTTGAAAAGTGTCTTTCAACTGAAGCTCTCTATTGAGACAAAACAGATATCCGTGAAGGCTGCTCTGTTGTGTATGAAATTGTAAACCCAGGTTCATatagaccagtggttcttaaactgggggtcgACAAAAATATCAGAAGGGTCGCGAAATGGTTTGCAGACATTTTCTAGAGGTTTTAAGACCAATGTGGTATCTATGCAATAACTGGGATTTCAATAGCCCTAGATGTTGGCTTACAATTCACAGTGTTTTCATGTTCCTCCTGGTTTAAATAATTCTCTCCTAAATTTCCCAAAAACTCCTAGTATTTTAGTCTTGGTATCCATTATAATGGACGTTCATACAGGCactattatttaaaaatgtaaataacttcacttctttcaaaattaatcatatgattcctgacatttttattaacaagcacatatcacctagcctgacgagccagacccacattaaaatgtagggtctgggcactcaccgttcgcagtgctcagtccgaggggcaggataatcggttgtctttcaaattccctctgcacgcaataggacagcgcgaTGAGtaccatgcgtttcccaccagcggagctacttttgccaacttaataaaaactgtcacactgttcgccaacagcaacattatcttatttgttttcaagtagcagggaattcaagccaaaccgttgcaactctgccatcaatcattatgttatgcccgcctaacgactctatacacgatttgattggcctgatagaagtttaatttttcgagctaacaagccaacagagagttgctagactagccctggcagcaaatgtaatttgctgccgctagggtgcgtctagatttctaggctacatatcACCATCATAATAAAAGAATAAATAGACAATATTTGActtatctctcctccttccataaAATGTGCTTGCTTTGATGTCAGCCATtttagagaaaaagaaagaggaggttcccagcaacccagccaatcacatgacATATACTGTAATTTGAAAGCCCAGGAAGTCCACATAGAATTGCATAGAAAAGGGGTAAAGGGGTATGCATCTGCAACCTATGTCCACTACAGAGGACACAAGTCTATGAGTTGGGTCTCAGGAGGTTAAAGTGTCAGGAGGAAAAATGTCAATAATAAACAGAATAAATTGAAACAAGTTTTATATATCACCCCTGTTACAGATAATGTATATGTTGACATGTGTAgggtagcgtgtgtgtgtgtgtgtattcggtGTGAGTGTGACTGACACTTAGTTCCAAATATAAGAACAGAACTTGacaggtagcctactgtagtacaTCACAACATCCCGACAATGAAGCAACAAGGCTGAAGTATGGATGTCATACAAATTCATGTGTggaagtgtgagtgagtgagtgtacttGTAGGTAGGTACTGCTTGAATCCAGATGTCCCCTCTAAGGTCTAAGCCCTGAACCCTCACTTCACTGACATCCTTTGATAAGTGATTGAGTTTGAGAGACTTTAACAGTTAAAAATGCTAATGGGATCATTCCTGTGAGATTGTTAACACCAAAACGTGTTGTAGATACGTTTCCGTTTCATGGTAGTTTCCGTTTCATGGTAAGGGTGAGAGCAACCATAGACATTAGGGCACAGAAAGGGTGAGAGCAAGAACCATAAACattaaaagaaatggacagagccACCTGAAGTGAAGCCAATTTGAACCCCTTGTCCGTCTTACACTAGCTGTATCTGgcatgacaggctggtcacaccagcatgccCAGCTTCCTCAgttggtcacaccagcatgaccaccTGGTGgaccaaccagctacaccagcaaagaccagcaagacaTGGAAGAAGGCAAACTAAATCCAGCATAAGCTCTAGAAGGATGCATCTGCCTAAGCACTACAAGGGTAACCTAGATGAACCCAGGTATAGCCTATAGGTGAACCCAGGTATAGCCTAGGTGAACCATAGGTCTAtatggggcagccatggcctactggttagcgcttcagacttgtaaccggagagttgtCGGTTTGAACCTCGAcataggcacagctgaagtgcccttgagcaaggcacctaacccctcacggctccccgagcgccgctgttgttgcaggcagctcactgcgccgggattagtgtgtgcttcacttcactgtgtgttcactgtgtgctgagtgtgtttcactaattcacggattgggataaatgcagagaccaaatttccctcacaggatcaaaagagtatatatacttatacttatacttaggtgAACCCAGGTATAGCCTATAGGTGAACCCAGGCATAGGTGAACCATAGTATCTGGGTTGAAAATTGTCATTCTGCATAGaccattgttttcattgttttaaaGACAGAATGATAGaaactctgtctgtctcaaGCAGAGATCTTCTCAAGGCGTCCTTCTTTTAAAACAGAGGATTTCCTCGGCACGGTCacctgaatacacacacattctctctcactctctctctctcatgcacctCTGTAGGGTTTGAATGAAACCATAGTTGATAAGTTATGAAAAATTACATTGCAGCTGATGGAACTTAAGAATGCTCTCTACTTGTTTTATGATGCTGTAGCATTCATTGGAAAGGTGCACACTTTAACAGAAGATAAATACTGCCCTCTGGTGGTAGGTTTCCAGACATTACTGATGAAAATCTAAGTATGAAATGTACTGTAAGGTAtgaaatcaagtcaagtcaagtcaagtcaagtcggcttttattgtcaatttctttacatgcactggtcatacaaagaattgaaatttcgtttcttactttcccatgcagacatagacatgctttaaatacagacatagacatactatggacatagccatagacaataaacattaaattaaagtgcaagactgaaatatagaacatgtatgtatcaaaatagaaatataggacatatatatataaaaaaaatagaggtagttgtgttgtatatttctatagtcttaacagttacatgaagtttaaacttgtgcttgtgtgacctgtatatttacattgatatgcagtatgcagtaattcaagtatatcaggcttgatgtgaagcagcaacacgtttggctgcgcagtcacagtgcagttccacatggcggtgttggggggggggggggggggtttggtagacaggatcctagtttcctaggttcctggttggctggtgggtggggggggctgtcagtgatgggagagtgggtagagtgttcagcatcctgattgcttggtggatgaagctacttgccagtctggtggtgcgggagcggaggctcctgtaccgctttccagagggcaggaggctgaacagttcgtgtgcagggtgggttgtatccttgacaatcattagtgctttgcgggtgaggcgggtggtgtaaatgtcctgcagggaggggagtggtgctccaatgatcctcttagctgtgtatgtaaggtactgtactgtactgtaaatgtACTGTAAGGTAAAGGAAATGATCAATAATAATTTCGTGGAGCACTTCATGGACCAACCACATAGCCCTGTTTGTAGCCATGGAACTGTAATGATTTGGGGTATTTTTTGTattcaaaataaatatatgcATTTTGTGGTAGCAGAACTGTGCAATCTCTATAACTGGCAGCTAATTATCAACAACACACTCTGTCATGTAATAATTTGCAAAgcattttattgtcatttttggtaGTAGATTTTTTTGCAGGCTACAATTGTGAGAAGTCATTTCGAAGTCATTACACAAACTCTAACTTACAGTTATCCACTCTATGCCACTATGCACATCTCAATTCTGGATTCGCTTACTCGGACAGATCAACTTCCTTATGTTAAATCTTAATCAAGTAGCTGATGTTACTGAACTGGTTAGATGACGTTAGTTATTTTGTTCGGCTAGCAATATTCAAAATGAAAAACTGACAGACCAGTAATCTGGTAATCTATACGTttctgtcatagcctactgtgtacAGCATAAACAGGAAATTGATCTGCCTGTTAAAGCGAATGGTGTGCATAGAGACAATTCTTGGATGCAGGGGTACATCTGTTCCAATATCCTTACATCTACATTTATATCTGTTAGCAATTGCCCCCAAACACATGAAAGGGGCTTGGGTACAGGTTACTCAGCACTTGCCCCCAAACACATGAAAGGGGCTTGGGTACAGGTTACTCAGCACTTGCTCCAGAGCAGACGTTGTGTTGAAGCTTTGCCCTTTCTGTTTGTCGTTGGTGGAGAGATACCCTCCGGAAAACATGGGCCGGAGGTTATTGTCGAGGCAACAGTAAGCATTCCAGAAGTGTGTGGGCACGTTCACCCTGCCGCTGGGCACAAATACCGGAGGATTGGTGCTAGGAACCACTCCAGTGACCACATAGGCTTGATTGGGAAGACAGTTTTGATTCAGGAATTTCACCAAGTCGTTCTCCATCTTCTTCCATTCGCCCCTGTTGAAGGAGGGTTGTTGCGGGGCGGCGTTGGTGAGGGTGAAGGTGGAGTCAGCACAGCTCTGACTGTTGGTGTGGAAGACGGGGTAAAGGTGACCTTTGTCGTAGCCTGACTTTTCATAGTCACTGCCGAGGGCTTGGTTGTTTCCTCGCATGGCTTTGCTGACTGTAGACTCAGGAGCCATGGACGGCCCTTTGTTTTGATCATCCAGCCGATGAACCAACACAAAAAAATACAGTTGGGATTTAACAGTCAGTGCTTTAAAGAAATAATATCAACCCTGTTTTGTTCTATTGCAAActaaaaatgtattgaaatat comes from Alosa sapidissima isolate fAloSap1 chromosome 18, fAloSap1.pri, whole genome shotgun sequence and encodes:
- the LOC121690331 gene encoding endonuclease domain-containing 1 protein-like, whose translation is MKLVGQAVLIILVNSVAVGLGAVVTNFSQNCSQFFSNPNGVVTPPDVFPGPQYRQICQKQANQNFYEFATLYDSVNRIPVFSAYEYVGHKPCTRKDVWYFEPQLDDQNKGPSMAPESTVSKAMRGNNQALGSDYEKSGYDKGHLYPVFHTNSQSCADSTFTLTNAAPQQPSFNRGEWKKMENDLVKFLNQNCLPNQAYVVTGVVPSTNPPVFVPSGRVNVPTHFWNAYCCLDNNLRPMFSGGYLSTNDKQKGQSFNTTSALEQVLSNLYPSPFHVFGGKC